From a single Anomalospiza imberbis isolate Cuckoo-Finch-1a 21T00152 chromosome 16, ASM3175350v1, whole genome shotgun sequence genomic region:
- the LYRM1 gene encoding LYR motif-containing protein 1 has protein sequence MTPATRQEVLGLYRKVFRIAKNWQSASGQIEETMREKEYIRNEARTLFRKNSNVTDPKLIKQCIEECEARIEIGLHYNIPYPRPIHLPPMGLAHKQGRTLRHQEKLRKLSKPIYLKSHDEVS, from the exons ATGACACCAGCAACTCGACAAGAAGTTCTCGGCCTCTACCGCAAGGTTTTTCGAATAGCCAAAAACTGGCAGTCGGCATCAGGACAGATTGAAGAAACCATGAGAGAGAAAGAGTACATTAGAAATGAAGCCAGAACATTATTCCGAAAAAACAGCAAC GTAACAGATCCAAAGCTGATTAAGCAGTGCATAGAAGAATGTGAGGCAAGAATAGAAATTGGACTTCACTATAACATCCCCTACCCGAGACCT atcCATCTGCCTCCTATGGGCCTTGCCCATAAGCAAGGCCGTACATTGCGACACCAGGAGAAGTTAAGGAAGCTTTCTAAGCCAATATATCTGAAATCCCACGATGAAGTTTCATAA